CCGGCCGGGTGAGGTAGTTGTAGCTGCTGGACAGCGAAAAGCAGTACGCCCCCGTGGCAGGCACGGCAACAAGGTCACCGCGGCGCACGTCGCCCGGCAGATAGTCGGCATCGACCACGATGTCTCCGCTCTCGCAGTGCTTGCCGGCGATGCGCACGAGTACGGGGTCGACGTCGGAGGCGCGCGACGCGAGCCGAACGGCGTAGTCGGCTCCGTACAGGGCGGGGCGGGCGTTGTCGCTCATGCCCCCGTCGACGCTGACGTAGCGGCGCACCGCGAGTTCACCCGCGTTGGTCAGCACCTCGACGTCTTTGATGGCGCCCACTTCGTAGAGGGTCACGCCCGCTGGCCCGATGATGCTGCGTCCTGGCTCAATCGCGATCGCGGGGACGGGTATTCGCAGCTCTGCGCAGACCTCCGCAATCGTGTCGACGAGCCGGCTCAGCAGTTCCTCGATGTTGGCCGGCTCGTCCGCGGCCGTGTAGGCGATGCCGAATCCGCCGCCGAGGTTCACCTGCGGAACGGGCCCGTGCTCGAGCAGCCGAGCGTGCACGCTGAGCAGTCGCCGAGCCGCCTCGAGGAAACCGTCGGCAACGAGAATCTGCGAGCCGATGTGTGAGTGCAGCCCGAGAAACTCGAGAACCCCCGCGTGCTCGCGGATACGCGCGACCGCACTGTCTGCCTGCGTCAGCGGCACGCCGAACTTCTGGTCTTCGCGCGCGGTCGCCAGGTACTCGTGGGTGTGCGCGTGAACTCCCGAGTTGATGCGCAGGCGAACGGGCTGCACGCGGCCGTGGCGTCTCGCGACCTCGGCGACACGGTCGATCTCCTCGACAGCGTCGATCACGATCGCCCCGACGCCGGCGCCGACCGCCTTCTCGAGCTCGCGGTCCGACTTGTTGTTGCCGTGCAGCCCGATGCGAGCCGGGTCGATGCCCCCGGCGAGCGCCACGGCGAGTTCGCCGCCGCTCGCCGTATCGATGTTGAGGCCTTCACCGGCCATCCACTGGGCAACGGCGGTCGAGAGAAACGCCTTACCCGCGTAGTAGACGACACCAGAGGTGCCGGCGCGGGCGGTGGCCGTCTCGAGAGCGCGACGGATCCGGCGGGCGCGCGCGCGAGCATCCGTCTCGTCGATCACGTAGAGAGGGGTGCCGTAGTCGGCGGCCAGCCGACTGGCGCGCACGCCGCCGATCTCGAGTTCTCCGCGTTCCCCGCCGCGCCGCGCACTCGCCGGCCACAGCTGCGGCGCCAGCGCATTGCCGTCGGCGGGGCGCTCGAGCCAGGCGGGGGCGAGCGGGTGGGCAGACACGAAGAACCTCAGGGGGGTCGATGCGGAGTGAGCGCGGTCTCACCGGGATCGCCGGGGCCGTCGCCTGAGTCTACCGAGCCTCGTATGCCGACTCGGCGCACCTCAGGGGCAGCTGCCGCGTTCGACGAGGTCGTCGCCGCCGAGCGCCACATTCTCGCCCGACACGATCACGACGAGTTCGCGGTCGAGAACGTCGACGCGCTGCTCGGTCAGCCCGACGGGGAGCGCCTCGGCGATGCAGATGTCGCGGGGAGCGAGCAGCGGGTCGACGATGGGGTCGATGAACCCGCCGAACTGGCCGCGCAGCTCGGCGAGTTCGACACGGGCACCGTTCAGGGCGAGGCTGGACGGCGCGAGCGACACGATGCCGCGCTCGATCGACGGCGCGACGCCGGCTGCCAGCTCGAAGCCGAGACCGAAGACGTCGAAGCCGGTCACGAGCACCACCTCGCCGTCGACCAACTGGATGTCGCGCACGACCGCCTGACCGAGGGCTCCGAGCAGGCGCGACACGTCGCTCTCGGCGATGCGGACGGTCGCCTCGACGCGGTCGCTCGGCTGGCGTGCGTCGAGCGCCACACCCTCCGCGATGAGCTCCACGTCGGCCCTGATGCTGCCTGCCCCCACCCCGGGAATCTCGGCGCGCACGCGGTCGAGGCGCCCCTGAGCGAGCTGCAGGAGAACGATCGGACCATCGACAGAGGCCGTGAGTGGGTCGTCGGCGTCGAGCGCAAAGGCTTGCCGAAGTTCTGCGTCGACGCGGTCGGCGACGATCGAGCGGGCGACGAGTTCGGCAGCAACGAGCAGCACACCGAGGACGACGACGGCGACCAGGCCGCCGATGAGGGCTTTCGCGCGCCGCGACACCGCGCTACATCCGCTCGGGGGCGGACACGCCGATCAGGTCAAGACCCGTGCGCAGCACCTGGCCGGTGGCGTCGCTCAAGTGCAGGCGCGCCCGGTGGACAGACTCGATCGGGTCGTCGCCCTGCGGCGTGACCCGGCAGGTGTCATACCACCTGTGGTACGCCGCCGCGAGCTGCTCGAGGTAGCGGGCGACCCGGTGGGGTTCGCGCAGCTCTGCTGACTGTGCGACGACGCGCGGGAACTCCGCGAGCACCCCGATCAGCACGCTTTCGGTCTCGTCGGTCAGGGTCGCGGCGTCGAAGTCGACGCGCTCGACGCCCGACTGGGCGGCGTTGCGCGCGACCTGGTGGGTGCGAGCGTGGGCGTACTGCACGTAGAACACCGGGTTGTCGTTGCTGCGCTTCTGCAGAACGTCGAGGTCGATGTCGACGTTCGAGTCGCTCGACGAGCGCACGAGCGCGTATCGGGCCGCGTCCACTCCGACGGAATCGACCAGGTCCTCGAGCGTGACGACCGTGCCGGCGCGCTTCGACATGCGAACCGGCCGACCGTCCTTCACGAGGTTCACCATTTGGCCGATCATGATCTGCAGGTTGACGCCCGGCTCGTCGCCGAAAGCGGCGCACATCGCCATCAGGCGCTGCACGTACCCGTGGTGGTCGGCGCCGAGCATGATGATGCATCGGTCGAAGCCGCGTTCGCGCTTGTTCAGGTAGTACGCGAGGTCTCCGGAGATGTAGGCGGGCGCCCCGTCGGACTTGATGATCACCCGGTCCTTGTCGTCCCCGAATTCGGTGCTGCGCAGCCAGACGGCGCCGTCGGCGTCGAACACGTGCCCGAGCTCGCGGAGACGCGCGACCGCGCGCTCCACGGCACCGCCCTCGTGCAGAGAGTTCTCGTGGAAGTACACATCGAAGTGCACACCGAAGTCCGCGAGGCTCTTCTTGATGTCCTCGAACATCAGCTCGACGCCGACCGCCCGGAAGATCTCTTGCCGCTCCGCGCCGACCGCATCGGCGACGTCCGGGCGCACGCTGCGGACGCGCCGCGCGATGTCGCCGATGTAGGCACCCCCGTAACCGTCCTCCGGAGCCGGCTCGCCCGCATCCGCCGCCGCGAGGCTCCGCGCGAAACGGTCGATCTGAGCGCCGTGGTCGTTGAAGTAATACTCGCGGGTCACCGCGGCGCCGGCGTGACCCAGGATGCGGGCGAGCGAGTCTCCCACCGCCGCCCAACGCGTGCCGCCGAGGTGGATCGGCCCGGTCGGGTTTGCCGACACGAATTCGAGGTTGATCGACTGGCCGGCGAGCGTCTCGCTCGTCCCATAACGCTCGCCCTGCTCGAGGATCGTCGAGACGAGTGAACCCGCCGCGGCGGCGTCGAGGCGAATGTTCAAGAAGCCGGGGCCGGCGATCTCGACTGACGCGATTCCGTCGACACCCGCGAGGCCCGACTGCAGGTCGGCAGCGAGCTCGCGCGGGGGCACCCCGACGCGCTTCGCGAGCTTCAGCGCGACACTCGTCGCCCAGTCACCGTGATCGCGGTTGCGGGGCCGCTCGAGAGCGATGTCGTCGAGCGTCACACTCGCCGCATCCACCCCGCGTCGCTCGAGCGCCGAGGTGACGACGGCGAGCAGGGATTCGGCGAGCTGAGCGGGTTCCACGGTGGACGATCCTATCGGGCGCGCCTCGACCCACCGCGCCGCGATCGGGGCCAGAATGGGCGGCATGACGGGGGTCAGGGGGATGCACGTGGCTGCGGCCATCATCACGGTCGCGCTCATCGCGGGGTGCGCGGCGGACGAGCCGGGGGCCGCGCCGGAACCGAGCGCGAGCATCCCGCCGTCGGCGAGCCCGAGCGCGGCACCGAGCGCGAGCCCTGAACCCGACGACGCGGACGGGCCCGACGAACCCGACGCCACAGCAAGCCCCACGCCGTCGCGCACGGCCTCCCCCAGCCCGTCTCCCACGGCGACCCCGACGGCGCTCACCGGCATTCGCCTGCAGATTGCCTGTGACCGGCTGCTCACCCCGCAAGACGTCTACGACTACAACCCGAACATCGGCGCCGACCCCGGCTACCGGGTGCGCGCCGGCAGCGGCCCCGCCCGCGCCGTCGAACTCTCGGGCACCGCCTGCGGCTGGCTCAACCAGACGAGCACGCAGACCTACTCGATCGGTGTCGCGCGCTTCGACAGCGCGAACCTGCAACGCGTGAAGTCCGCCGCCGCATCGGCGGGCGGAACGACACGCGGGCTCGGCATGGAGGGGTACTACCGAACCGAAGCGGGGCTCGGCGTCGTCGAGGCCTTCACCGGGTCGTACTGGATCACGGCCGAGTCGAGCGCCTTCCTCGAGCCCGCCGACGTCGCTCCCCTGCTCGAGGCAATCCGCCGCAACCTGCCATAGGCGGGTGGCCAGACGTACCCCCGTGACCCGCTAGGCTGAACCACGCCTCCGTAGCTCAGGGGATAGAGCATCAGTTTCCGGTACTGAGGGTCGCAGGTTCGAATCCTGTCGGGGGCGCGAGTTACCTGCCGCGGTTGGCGCGGCGCACCGGCTTCGGCGCCTTGCCGCCGAGGTACGAGCGGGCCGAGT
The sequence above is a segment of the Microcella alkaliphila genome. Coding sequences within it:
- the lysA gene encoding diaminopimelate decarboxylase, producing the protein MSAHPLAPAWLERPADGNALAPQLWPASARRGGERGELEIGGVRASRLAADYGTPLYVIDETDARARARRIRRALETATARAGTSGVVYYAGKAFLSTAVAQWMAGEGLNIDTASGGELAVALAGGIDPARIGLHGNNKSDRELEKAVGAGVGAIVIDAVEEIDRVAEVARRHGRVQPVRLRINSGVHAHTHEYLATAREDQKFGVPLTQADSAVARIREHAGVLEFLGLHSHIGSQILVADGFLEAARRLLSVHARLLEHGPVPQVNLGGGFGIAYTAADEPANIEELLSRLVDTIAEVCAELRIPVPAIAIEPGRSIIGPAGVTLYEVGAIKDVEVLTNAGELAVRRYVSVDGGMSDNARPALYGADYAVRLASRASDVDPVLVRIAGKHCESGDIVVDADYLPGDVRRGDLVAVPATGAYCFSLSSSYNYLTRPAVVAVARGEARLIVRAESVAELLRRDVGATEATEVLRSEGSRYS
- a CDS encoding DUF2993 domain-containing protein yields the protein MSRRAKALIGGLVAVVVLGVLLVAAELVARSIVADRVDAELRQAFALDADDPLTASVDGPIVLLQLAQGRLDRVRAEIPGVGAGSIRADVELIAEGVALDARQPSDRVEATVRIAESDVSRLLGALGQAVVRDIQLVDGEVVLVTGFDVFGLGFELAAGVAPSIERGIVSLAPSSLALNGARVELAELRGQFGGFIDPIVDPLLAPRDICIAEALPVGLTEQRVDVLDRELVVIVSGENVALGGDDLVERGSCP
- the argS gene encoding arginine--tRNA ligase — encoded protein: MEPAQLAESLLAVVTSALERRGVDAASVTLDDIALERPRNRDHGDWATSVALKLAKRVGVPPRELAADLQSGLAGVDGIASVEIAGPGFLNIRLDAAAAGSLVSTILEQGERYGTSETLAGQSINLEFVSANPTGPIHLGGTRWAAVGDSLARILGHAGAAVTREYYFNDHGAQIDRFARSLAAADAGEPAPEDGYGGAYIGDIARRVRSVRPDVADAVGAERQEIFRAVGVELMFEDIKKSLADFGVHFDVYFHENSLHEGGAVERAVARLRELGHVFDADGAVWLRSTEFGDDKDRVIIKSDGAPAYISGDLAYYLNKRERGFDRCIIMLGADHHGYVQRLMAMCAAFGDEPGVNLQIMIGQMVNLVKDGRPVRMSKRAGTVVTLEDLVDSVGVDAARYALVRSSSDSNVDIDLDVLQKRSNDNPVFYVQYAHARTHQVARNAAQSGVERVDFDAATLTDETESVLIGVLAEFPRVVAQSAELREPHRVARYLEQLAAAYHRWYDTCRVTPQGDDPIESVHRARLHLSDATGQVLRTGLDLIGVSAPERM